A window from Pseudomonas campi encodes these proteins:
- a CDS encoding phospholipase D-like domain-containing protein — translation MTGSIFPWKGGNHFQLLVDGPAFFPAMLAAIATAERRVALELYLAEDGRCSEALVSALVDAARRGVAVHCLFDDFGCLGFGKVLRQRLASAGVELRLYNPLRWRRGVRNLYRDHRKILLVDERVAFVGGTGATDEFWDPLASSSAWHEVMVRIEGPLVAHWLLLFDFQWLASEGRQPWRADGNSGLAHLPPSPQAGQGMGRVAYANARQHRDIAQSLLRSVSRAKQRIWLATPYFLPSWKVRRYLVKAASRGVEVRLLLTGRHTDHPPIRYAGQRYYPRLLKAGVRIFEYQPRFLHLKMVLVDDWVSVGSCNFDHWNLRFNLDANLEALDPAFSGEVAECFVSDFAASREVTLQDWHQRPLLSRLRQRLWGWLDRLVVNLFDRRR, via the coding sequence ATGACGGGCAGCATTTTCCCCTGGAAAGGTGGTAACCACTTTCAGCTGCTGGTCGACGGGCCGGCGTTCTTTCCCGCCATGCTGGCGGCCATTGCCACCGCCGAACGGCGGGTGGCGCTGGAGCTGTATCTGGCCGAAGACGGTCGCTGCAGTGAGGCCCTGGTCAGCGCCCTGGTCGATGCGGCGCGGCGTGGCGTGGCGGTGCATTGCCTGTTCGACGACTTCGGCTGCCTGGGCTTTGGCAAGGTATTGCGCCAGCGCCTGGCCAGCGCCGGTGTCGAACTGCGCCTGTACAACCCGCTGCGCTGGCGGCGCGGGGTACGCAACCTGTACCGCGATCACCGCAAGATCCTGCTGGTGGACGAGCGCGTCGCCTTTGTCGGCGGCACCGGCGCCACCGATGAGTTCTGGGACCCGCTCGCCAGCAGCAGTGCCTGGCATGAGGTAATGGTGCGCATCGAGGGGCCGCTGGTGGCGCACTGGCTGCTGTTGTTCGATTTCCAGTGGCTGGCCAGCGAGGGGCGCCAGCCCTGGCGCGCCGATGGCAACTCCGGGCTGGCCCATCTGCCGCCCAGCCCGCAGGCGGGGCAGGGCATGGGCCGGGTGGCCTATGCCAACGCCCGTCAGCACCGCGATATCGCCCAGTCGCTGTTGCGCAGTGTGAGTCGTGCCAAGCAGCGCATCTGGCTGGCTACCCCGTATTTCCTGCCCAGCTGGAAGGTCCGACGTTACCTGGTCAAGGCCGCCAGCCGTGGCGTGGAGGTGCGCCTGCTGCTCACCGGCCGGCATACCGACCATCCGCCGATCCGCTACGCCGGCCAGCGCTACTACCCGCGTTTGCTCAAGGCTGGGGTGCGCATCTTCGAGTATCAGCCGCGCTTCCTGCACCTGAAGATGGTGCTGGTCGACGACTGGGTCAGCGTCGGCTCGTGCAACTTCGACCACTGGAACCTGCGCTTCAACCTGGACGCCAACCTGGAGGCCCTCGACCCGGCGTTCAGTGGCGAGGTCGCCGAGTGCTTTGTCAGCGATTTCGCCGCCAGCCGGGAAGTCACCCTGCAGGACTGGCACCAGCGCCCGTTGCTCAGTCGTCTCCGCCAGCGCCTGTGGGGCTGGCTGGATCGCCTGGTGGTCAATCTGTTCGACCGTCGGCGGTAA
- a CDS encoding YceI family protein, giving the protein MSKLYAFLIAACLALPAQADWYLDNESSRLSFISTKAGNLSEVHRFLTLHGKVDAKGAVRLRVELESVSTGIPVRDERLRNLLFQVDTFPEAKIMAQLGLAPITDLAPGAQLELSLPIQVEISGRKHGYMVELLATRLDDRRFQVVTLAPLVLHADEFGLADGVEALRKTARLSAISLSVPVGAVLIFTAR; this is encoded by the coding sequence ATGTCCAAGCTCTATGCCTTTCTGATAGCCGCCTGCCTGGCCCTGCCGGCGCAGGCCGACTGGTACCTGGATAACGAGTCCTCGCGCCTGTCGTTCATTTCCACCAAGGCCGGCAACCTTTCCGAGGTGCACCGTTTCCTCACCCTGCACGGCAAGGTCGATGCCAAGGGCGCGGTGCGCCTGCGCGTGGAACTGGAGTCGGTGAGCACCGGCATCCCGGTGCGCGACGAACGTCTGCGTAATCTGCTGTTCCAGGTCGACACCTTCCCCGAGGCGAAGATCATGGCCCAGCTCGGCCTGGCGCCGATCACCGACCTGGCGCCCGGCGCGCAGCTGGAGCTGAGCCTGCCGATCCAGGTGGAAATCAGCGGGCGCAAGCACGGCTACATGGTCGAACTGCTGGCCACCCGCCTGGATGACCGGCGCTTTCAGGTGGTGACCCTGGCGCCACTGGTGCTGCATGCCGATGAGTTCGGCCTGGCCGATGGCGTCGAGGCCCTGCGCAAGACGGCGCGGCTGTCAGCCATCAGCCTGTCGGTGCCGGTGGGAGCCGTGCTGATTTTCACCGCGCGATGA
- a CDS encoding amidase has protein sequence MIKRHPFLAVGLLALLILALLGWSNRVHLAAFPGIIGAYSAKEYCSCRYVVGNPADYCTGYIKQYLPLSDFLDDAAGKQVTARSLGSSHTALWLGVREGCQLQPQAAALP, from the coding sequence ATGATCAAGCGCCATCCGTTTCTTGCCGTTGGTTTGTTGGCACTGCTGATCCTGGCGTTGCTCGGCTGGAGCAACCGCGTCCATCTGGCGGCTTTCCCCGGCATCATCGGCGCCTACTCGGCCAAGGAGTACTGCTCCTGCCGCTACGTGGTTGGCAACCCGGCCGACTATTGCACCGGCTACATCAAACAGTACCTGCCGCTCAGCGACTTCCTCGACGATGCCGCCGGCAAGCAGGTAACCGCCCGCAGCCTGGGCAGCAGCCACACGGCACTGTGGCTCGGGGTGCGCGAAGGCTGTCAATTACAGCCCCAGGCCGCTGCGCTGCCTTGA
- a CDS encoding serine hydrolase domain-containing protein: protein MSLALMRRLSLAGLCVLAASQALAESWPAADWSSQPVTPSSALDALEAYAFPARDDSSRLGVRTDALLVIKDGVLVYERYAGPNNAQTPHLAWSISKSLFASVLGVAYGEGRFKLDDPVAQHYPPFAKHPAVKMGHLLNWASGLDWQEGYEYAPLRSSVVAMLYTRGRGDSAAFAATHELDAVPGTRFRYSSGDSNVLSAALKQMLGELSYRDYPWTALFEPLGITSATWERDASGTLVASSYAYLSARDLARVGLLMQRDGRWGERQLLPASWVAFNRTPFANYQPDPQKPNGAVPGGQWWLNVALPQSAQPWPDAPETTFAALGHWGQGLYVLPEQKLVIVRYADDRDRSYQHNELLKRALAAFAGEQP from the coding sequence ATGTCCCTTGCCCTGATGCGTCGCCTGAGCCTGGCTGGCCTCTGCGTGCTGGCTGCTAGCCAGGCGCTGGCCGAAAGCTGGCCGGCTGCCGACTGGTCCAGCCAGCCAGTCACCCCGAGCTCCGCGCTCGACGCGCTGGAGGCTTACGCCTTTCCCGCCCGTGATGACAGCAGCCGCTTGGGTGTGCGCACCGATGCGCTGCTGGTGATCAAGGATGGCGTGCTGGTCTACGAGCGCTATGCCGGGCCGAACAATGCGCAGACCCCGCACCTGGCCTGGTCGATCAGCAAGAGCCTGTTCGCCAGTGTGCTCGGCGTGGCCTACGGCGAAGGCCGCTTCAAACTGGATGACCCGGTGGCGCAGCACTATCCGCCGTTCGCCAAGCACCCGGCGGTGAAGATGGGCCACCTGCTCAACTGGGCCTCGGGCCTCGACTGGCAGGAAGGCTACGAATACGCGCCGCTGAGGTCTTCGGTGGTGGCCATGCTCTACACCCGTGGCCGCGGTGACAGCGCCGCCTTCGCCGCCACCCATGAGCTGGATGCCGTACCCGGCACGCGCTTTCGCTACTCCAGCGGTGACAGCAATGTGCTGTCTGCGGCCCTCAAGCAGATGCTCGGTGAGCTGAGCTATCGCGACTATCCCTGGACCGCGCTGTTCGAGCCGCTGGGCATCACCTCGGCGACCTGGGAGCGCGACGCCAGCGGCACCCTGGTTGCTTCGTCCTACGCCTACCTGAGTGCCCGCGACCTGGCCCGTGTCGGCCTGCTCATGCAGCGCGACGGTCGCTGGGGCGAACGCCAGCTGCTGCCGGCGTCCTGGGTGGCGTTCAACCGCACGCCGTTCGCCAACTACCAGCCCGATCCGCAGAAACCCAATGGCGCCGTGCCAGGTGGCCAGTGGTGGCTCAACGTGGCCCTGCCGCAGAGCGCCCAACCCTGGCCGGACGCGCCGGAAACCACCTTCGCCGCCCTCGGCCACTGGGGCCAGGGGCTGTATGTGCTGCCCGAGCAGAAGCTGGTGATCGTGCGTTACGCCGATGACCGTGACCGCAGCTACCAGCACAACGAATTGCTCAAGCGGGCCCTGGCCGCTTTCGCCGGAGAACAGCCATGA
- a CDS encoding MBL fold metallo-hydrolase: protein MRREPIVLFDNGTHQCLMFDDLVSGEGVQSNQFLITDNEQYLLLDPGGDLTYTPLSLELSKHIPVQSLTYIFASHQDPDIIASLDKWLLHTKARVICSKLWARFLPHLTANYLALSHGINTYDRIIALPDRGQSFTLGKCKLQAVPAHFLHSVGNFQLYDPVSRILFSGDMGASMVDDASPVHDFVNHIPNMAGFHRRYMASNKACRFWAQMVREMNVAMIVPQHGRPFVGEAMINAFLDWIERLDCGLDLLTQEDYRLPD from the coding sequence ATGCGCCGCGAGCCCATCGTGCTGTTTGATAACGGCACTCACCAATGCCTGATGTTCGATGACCTGGTCAGCGGCGAAGGTGTGCAATCCAACCAGTTCCTGATCACCGACAACGAGCAGTACCTGCTGCTCGATCCGGGCGGTGACCTGACCTATACGCCGCTGTCGCTGGAGCTGTCCAAGCACATCCCGGTGCAGTCGCTGACCTATATCTTCGCCTCGCACCAGGACCCGGACATCATCGCCTCGCTGGACAAGTGGCTGCTGCACACCAAGGCGCGGGTGATCTGCTCCAAGCTGTGGGCGCGCTTTCTGCCGCACCTGACGGCCAACTACCTGGCGCTGAGCCATGGCATCAACACCTACGACCGCATCATCGCCCTGCCGGATCGCGGCCAGTCGTTCACGCTCGGCAAGTGCAAGCTGCAGGCCGTGCCGGCGCATTTTCTGCACTCGGTGGGCAACTTCCAGCTGTACGACCCGGTCAGCCGCATCCTCTTCTCTGGCGACATGGGCGCCTCGATGGTCGACGACGCCAGCCCGGTGCACGACTTCGTCAACCACATCCCCAACATGGCCGGCTTCCACCGCCGCTACATGGCCAGCAACAAGGCCTGCCGCTTCTGGGCGCAGATGGTGCGCGAGATGAACGTGGCGATGATCGTGCCGCAACACGGCCGGCCCTTTGTCGGCGAGGCGATGATCAATGCCTTCCTCGACTGGATCGAGCGCCTGGACTGCGGCCTGGATCTGCTGACCCAGGAAGACTATCGCTTGCCCGATTGA
- a CDS encoding acyl-CoA dehydrogenase, whose product MPWQPLLQTRDRLPASDLESWYAALLERVGEATPFALAVLGGRLAATPGLAFLAGYQAALRALWPAAPWSLGALCVTENKSTRPADMSTRLTDLHLSGRKDFVTAAEAADWLLVAARCEEAGSPPRLALGVARNGAPGVRIEPLPALPLMPDIGHARLHLDHALCELLPGDGWDAYVKPFRSIEDVHVLTAVTAWLFGVGQDSAWPQALQLRLLGLLGGCAEVARHCPSTPASHVLLAGLFAQFAALRGEVDAAMAGGPAEWAALWQRDRNLLEIARTAREKRLEKALAALQL is encoded by the coding sequence ATGCCTTGGCAACCCTTGCTGCAAACCCGCGATCGCCTGCCAGCCAGTGATCTGGAAAGCTGGTACGCCGCCTTGCTGGAACGGGTCGGTGAGGCCACGCCATTCGCCCTGGCTGTGCTCGGAGGACGTCTGGCGGCGACGCCGGGGCTGGCCTTTCTGGCCGGTTACCAGGCCGCGTTGCGCGCCCTGTGGCCGGCGGCGCCCTGGTCGCTGGGCGCGCTGTGTGTGACCGAGAACAAGAGCACCCGCCCGGCGGACATGAGCACGCGCCTCACTGATCTGCACCTGTCCGGGCGCAAGGATTTCGTCACCGCCGCCGAGGCCGCCGACTGGTTGCTAGTGGCGGCGCGCTGTGAGGAGGCCGGCAGCCCGCCGCGCCTGGCTCTGGGCGTGGCGCGCAATGGCGCTCCAGGGGTGCGCATCGAGCCGTTGCCGGCGTTGCCGCTGATGCCCGATATCGGCCACGCCCGCCTGCACCTGGACCACGCGCTGTGCGAGCTGCTGCCCGGCGATGGCTGGGATGCCTACGTGAAGCCCTTCCGCAGTATCGAAGACGTGCACGTGCTGACTGCCGTGACTGCCTGGCTGTTCGGCGTGGGCCAGGACAGCGCCTGGCCGCAGGCCCTGCAACTGCGACTGTTGGGCCTGCTCGGCGGTTGCGCCGAGGTGGCGCGACACTGCCCGAGCACCCCGGCCAGCCATGTGTTGCTGGCCGGGCTGTTTGCCCAGTTCGCCGCCCTGCGTGGCGAGGTCGATGCCGCCATGGCTGGCGGCCCGGCCGAGTGGGCGGCACTGTGGCAGCGTGATCGCAACCTGCTGGAAATCGCCCGCACGGCCCGCGAAAAGCGCCTGGAGAAGGCGTTGGCGGCACTGCAGTTGTAG
- the olsB gene encoding L-ornithine N(alpha)-acyltransferase produces MTESARTRDTTAERRLHAERLLGADALREAQALRYSVFSSEFDAKLNGAELGLDMDDYDPHCQHIGVRDLNSGRLVATTRLLDHHAAASLGRFYSEEEFCLHGLAHLEGPVLELGRTCVDPAYRNGGTIAVLWSELAEVLNEGGYRYLMGCASIPMQDGGIQAQAIMQRLRERYLCNEHLRAEPKKPLPSLDVPSNVIAEMPPLLKAYMRLGAKICGEPCWDEDFQVADVFILLKRDELCPRYARHFKAAV; encoded by the coding sequence ATGACCGAGAGCGCACGCACCCGCGACACCACTGCCGAACGCCGTCTGCACGCCGAACGCCTGCTCGGGGCCGATGCCCTGCGCGAGGCCCAGGCTCTGCGCTACAGCGTCTTCAGCAGCGAATTCGACGCCAAGCTAAATGGCGCCGAGCTCGGCCTGGACATGGATGACTATGACCCGCACTGCCAGCACATCGGCGTGCGCGACCTCAACAGCGGCCGCCTGGTGGCCACCACCCGCCTGCTCGACCACCACGCCGCGGCCAGCCTGGGCCGTTTCTACAGCGAGGAAGAGTTCTGCCTGCACGGCCTGGCTCATCTCGAAGGGCCGGTGCTGGAACTGGGCCGTACCTGCGTCGACCCGGCCTACCGCAACGGCGGCACCATCGCCGTGTTGTGGAGCGAGCTGGCCGAAGTGCTCAACGAAGGCGGCTACCGCTACCTGATGGGCTGCGCCAGCATCCCCATGCAGGACGGCGGCATCCAGGCCCAGGCGATCATGCAGCGCCTGCGCGAACGCTACCTGTGCAATGAGCACCTGCGCGCCGAACCGAAGAAACCGCTGCCGAGCCTGGATGTGCCGAGCAACGTCATCGCCGAGATGCCGCCCCTGCTCAAGGCCTACATGCGCCTGGGCGCGAAGATCTGCGGCGAACCTTGCTGGGACGAGGACTTCCAGGTAGCCGACGTGTTCATCCTGCTCAAGCGCGACGAGCTGTGTCCGCGCTATGCCCGCCACTTCAAGGCCGCGGTCTGA
- a CDS encoding lysophospholipid acyltransferase family protein, which translates to MNRLRIYLRLTRLAAVLMLGLLLASGVALAERLRRHDLLGLRQRLTCWFLRRLSNALPFDVEVQGTLPSEPMLWLSNHVSWTDIPLLGQLLPLSFLSKAEVRTWPLAGWLAHKAGTLFIRRGSGDSALLARQLQRYLQGGHALLIFPEGTTTDGQQVRTFHGRLLTGAIEAGMPVQPVAIRYLRDGQTDPIAPFIGDDDLPSHLLRLFASQRSTVQIQLLEPIASHGLERNALARQAQRAVQVALFGEIEEREQAAA; encoded by the coding sequence ATGAACCGACTTCGTATCTATCTGCGCCTAACCCGTCTGGCCGCCGTGCTGATGCTCGGCCTGCTGCTGGCCAGTGGCGTCGCCCTGGCCGAGCGCCTGCGCCGCCACGACCTGCTCGGCCTGCGCCAGCGCCTGACCTGCTGGTTCCTGCGCCGCCTGAGCAATGCCCTGCCCTTCGACGTCGAGGTGCAGGGCACGCTGCCCAGTGAGCCGATGCTGTGGCTCAGCAACCATGTGTCATGGACCGACATCCCGCTGCTCGGCCAGCTGCTGCCGCTGTCCTTCCTGTCCAAGGCCGAGGTGCGCACCTGGCCGCTGGCCGGCTGGCTGGCGCACAAGGCCGGCACGCTGTTTATCCGCAGAGGCTCAGGAGATAGCGCCCTGCTCGCCCGCCAGCTGCAGCGCTATCTGCAGGGCGGCCATGCGCTGCTGATCTTCCCCGAGGGCACCACCACCGACGGCCAGCAGGTGCGCACTTTCCACGGCCGCCTGCTGACCGGCGCCATCGAGGCCGGCATGCCCGTGCAACCGGTGGCGATCCGCTACCTGCGCGACGGCCAGACCGACCCGATCGCACCCTTTATCGGCGACGACGACCTGCCCTCGCACCTGCTGCGTCTGTTCGCCAGCCAGCGCAGTACGGTGCAGATCCAGCTGCTCGAACCGATCGCCAGCCACGGCCTGGAACGCAACGCCCTGGCCCGCCAGGCGCAGCGTGCGGTGCAAGTGGCGTTGTTCGGCGAGATCGAAGAGCGCGAGCAGGCAGCGGCGTAG
- a CDS encoding ACP phosphodiesterase: MNYLAHLHLGGDQPAQLLGSLYGDFVKGRLEGRFPPEIEAAIRLHRRIDVFTDSHPLTAQARARFPAERRRTSGILIDLFFDHCLARHWHDYAAEPLPQFTARVYAVLAEQPELPARLAHIAPRMAQQDWLGSYRDFAVLEQVLWGMSRRLSRPQLLNGAMAELERLYEPLQEDFRAFYPELRAFARTQVQPWVGGSEA; encoded by the coding sequence ATGAACTACCTGGCCCATCTGCATCTGGGCGGCGACCAGCCCGCGCAACTGCTGGGCAGCCTGTATGGCGACTTCGTCAAAGGTCGGCTGGAGGGGCGCTTCCCGCCAGAGATCGAGGCCGCCATCCGCCTGCACCGGCGCATTGATGTCTTTACCGACAGCCACCCGCTGACCGCGCAAGCCCGTGCGCGCTTCCCGGCCGAGCGCCGGCGTACCTCGGGGATTCTGATCGACCTGTTCTTCGACCATTGCCTGGCCCGCCACTGGCACGACTATGCCGCCGAGCCGCTGCCGCAGTTCACCGCGCGGGTCTATGCCGTGTTGGCCGAACAGCCTGAGTTGCCCGCGCGCCTGGCACATATCGCGCCGCGCATGGCGCAACAGGACTGGCTGGGCAGCTACCGCGATTTCGCCGTGCTGGAGCAGGTGCTGTGGGGCATGAGCCGGCGCCTGTCGCGCCCGCAACTGCTGAATGGGGCGATGGCCGAGCTGGAGCGCCTGTATGAGCCGTTGCAGGAGGATTTCCGCGCCTTCTATCCCGAGCTGCGGGCGTTTGCCCGTACGCAGGTTCAGCCGTGGGTAGGAGGCTCTGAGGCGTAG
- a CDS encoding AraC family transcriptional regulator — protein sequence MSSTVSPLQPCLHPIYARLLCAALCQRGFDEAQILLGTGLDWAQLHSDNRSLNFAQVQRLVRRAVQLTDCPWLGLQVGCATQVSAHGPVGYAALACADLRGVLQVLERFSVLRLSSLRLTGYLEGERYCVRADEEFDLGDVREHILATIAGTFLRLLEAVCGTLPVGELRFTFPFAEPAWGARYRELLGPGVDFAADCYSVSLPLAWLDRPSLSADPQAARIALRDCEHQLLGVREGGDWTTRVQLRLLACEGRYPTLGQLADEYHLSERTLIRRLRDEGGNYQQLLDEVRQELACWLLLNTPLSVEAVAERLGYQDTSNFSRTFRRWLGMTPNAWRNGQLAVPAP from the coding sequence ATGAGCTCGACCGTCTCGCCGCTGCAACCCTGCCTGCACCCGATCTACGCGCGGCTGCTGTGCGCCGCGTTGTGCCAGCGTGGCTTCGACGAGGCGCAGATCCTGCTCGGTACCGGGCTGGACTGGGCCCAGCTGCACAGCGACAACCGCTCCCTCAACTTCGCCCAGGTGCAGCGCCTGGTGCGGCGTGCCGTGCAGCTCACCGACTGCCCCTGGCTGGGCCTGCAGGTGGGCTGCGCGACCCAGGTTTCCGCCCACGGCCCGGTCGGCTATGCGGCCCTGGCCTGCGCCGATCTGCGAGGCGTGTTGCAGGTGCTCGAACGCTTCAGCGTGTTGCGCCTGAGCAGCCTGCGCCTGACCGGTTACCTGGAAGGCGAGCGCTATTGCGTGCGCGCCGACGAGGAGTTCGATCTGGGCGATGTGCGCGAGCACATCCTGGCGACCATCGCCGGCACCTTTCTGCGTCTGCTCGAGGCGGTATGCGGCACGTTGCCGGTGGGCGAGCTGCGTTTCACTTTTCCCTTCGCCGAGCCCGCCTGGGGCGCGCGCTACCGCGAGCTGCTCGGCCCCGGCGTGGACTTTGCTGCCGACTGCTACAGCGTCAGCCTGCCGCTGGCGTGGCTGGATCGGCCGAGCCTGAGTGCCGACCCGCAGGCCGCGCGCATCGCCCTGCGCGACTGCGAACACCAGTTGCTCGGCGTGCGCGAAGGCGGCGACTGGACTACCCGCGTGCAGCTGCGACTGCTGGCCTGCGAGGGACGCTACCCGACCCTGGGCCAGCTGGCCGACGAGTATCACCTGTCCGAACGCACGCTGATCCGCCGCCTGCGCGACGAGGGTGGCAACTACCAGCAGCTGCTCGACGAGGTGCGCCAGGAACTGGCCTGCTGGCTGCTGCTGAACACTCCGCTGAGCGTCGAGGCGGTGGCTGAGCGCCTGGGTTACCAGGACACCAGCAACTTCAGCCGCACCTTCCGCCGCTGGCTGGGCATGACGCCCAATGCCTGGCGCAACGGCCAGCTCGCCGTGCCCGCGCCATGA
- a CDS encoding alkane 1-monooxygenase has product MTTLVPTPAMDQPYRDRKRYLWLMSLFVPTLGLLGPALYLLVSANVFWLWLSPAFFYFGIPLLDALIGEDQSNPPEQAVPGLEADAYYRWITYLLVPLLWLGFILNAMFVATQALPWYGVLAMIISTGGGLGFAINLGHEMGHKKSELERWLGKLALALCCYGHFFVEHNRGHHRDVATPVDPASSRMGEHIYRFLLREMPGGYRRAWQLEKERLARCNKSVWSLDNEVLQPALISLVLYGGLLAVFGLVLLPYLLLTAFWGGFQLTSANYLEHYGLLRRKLDNGRYEICQPHHSWNSNHLFSNWALFHLQRHSDHHAHPTRRYQSLRNFADVPRLPSGYFGMYLLAYCPPLWFRVMNPRLLAAVHGDASRINFQPGLREQLMQRYGLQEHAA; this is encoded by the coding sequence ATGACGACCCTCGTTCCCACCCCGGCCATGGATCAGCCCTACCGCGACCGCAAGCGCTACCTGTGGCTGATGTCGCTGTTCGTCCCCACCCTCGGCCTGCTCGGCCCGGCGTTGTACCTGCTGGTTTCGGCCAACGTGTTCTGGCTGTGGCTGTCGCCCGCGTTCTTCTATTTCGGCATCCCGCTGCTCGATGCGCTGATCGGCGAGGACCAGAGCAATCCGCCGGAACAGGCGGTGCCGGGCCTGGAAGCCGACGCCTACTACCGCTGGATCACCTACCTGCTGGTGCCGCTGCTGTGGCTCGGTTTCATCCTCAACGCGATGTTCGTCGCCACCCAGGCGCTGCCCTGGTACGGCGTGCTGGCGATGATCATCTCCACCGGCGGCGGCCTGGGTTTCGCCATCAACCTGGGCCACGAGATGGGCCACAAGAAGAGCGAACTGGAGCGCTGGCTGGGCAAGCTGGCACTGGCGTTGTGCTGCTACGGACACTTCTTCGTCGAGCACAACCGCGGCCATCACCGCGACGTGGCCACGCCTGTGGACCCAGCATCCTCGCGCATGGGCGAACACATCTACCGCTTCCTCCTGCGTGAGATGCCCGGTGGTTACCGCCGCGCCTGGCAACTGGAGAAGGAGCGCCTGGCGCGCTGCAACAAATCGGTGTGGAGCCTGGACAACGAGGTACTGCAGCCGGCGCTGATCAGCCTGGTGCTGTATGGAGGCCTGCTCGCCGTGTTCGGCCTGGTGCTGCTGCCCTACCTGCTGCTCACGGCCTTCTGGGGCGGTTTCCAGCTGACCTCGGCCAACTACCTGGAACACTACGGCCTGCTGCGGCGCAAGCTGGACAACGGCCGCTACGAGATCTGCCAGCCGCACCATTCGTGGAACAGCAACCACCTGTTCTCCAACTGGGCGCTGTTCCACCTGCAACGGCATTCCGACCACCACGCCCACCCGACCCGGCGCTACCAGTCGCTGCGCAACTTCGCCGATGTGCCGCGCCTGCCCAGCGGCTACTTCGGCATGTACCTGCTGGCCTACTGCCCGCCGCTGTGGTTCCGCGTAATGAACCCGCGCCTGCTGGCGGCGGTGCACGGCGATGCGTCGCGGATCAACTTTCAGCCCGGCCTGCGCGAGCAGCTGATGCAGCGCTATGGCCTGCAGGAGCACGCGGCATGA
- a CDS encoding rubredoxin, with protein MSQYQCPECGYRYDESHGEPHEGYAPGTTWEELPDTFTCPDCAVRVKADFSKLED; from the coding sequence ATGAGCCAGTACCAGTGCCCGGAATGCGGCTACCGCTACGACGAGAGCCATGGCGAACCCCATGAAGGCTACGCGCCTGGAACCACTTGGGAGGAACTGCCGGACACCTTCACCTGCCCGGACTGCGCGGTGCGGGTGAAGGCGGACTTTTCCAAGCTGGAGGACTAG
- a CDS encoding ArsR/SmtB family transcription factor translates to MDTPLDLDEIIKALAHPVRREILQWLKEPQKHFADQEHPLEFGVCAGKFERCGLSQSSVSAHLATLQRANLVTSRKVGQWSFFKRNEEVIQAFLKDFSTQL, encoded by the coding sequence ATGGATACCCCGCTCGACCTCGACGAAATCATCAAGGCCCTGGCCCATCCCGTACGCCGGGAGATCCTGCAGTGGCTGAAGGAGCCGCAGAAGCATTTCGCCGACCAGGAACACCCGCTGGAATTCGGCGTCTGCGCCGGCAAGTTCGAACGCTGCGGCCTGTCGCAGTCGAGCGTGTCGGCCCACCTCGCCACCCTGCAGCGGGCCAACCTGGTGACCAGTCGTAAGGTCGGCCAGTGGAGTTTCTTCAAGCGCAACGAGGAGGTCATTCAGGCCTTTCTGAAAGACTTCAGCACTCAACTCTAA